A window of the Bufo gargarizans isolate SCDJY-AF-19 chromosome 1, ASM1485885v1, whole genome shotgun sequence genome harbors these coding sequences:
- the SUGP2 gene encoding SURP and G-patch domain-containing protein 2: MSGQRMTREAFDAIVQEKMKRYRVSMDQAMSDTLRELDGPSSSRRPVNDMDALYRDKQRYPMHDVPYGSLDGDWDMEMRRDGISNQPYRRELDRELSGGRNFNPLLDRWGSNDPIVKERLYREELHATNRQLGELENLRDLSLSRKNWDLDHPLREPEHPMDRAEIVRDLRSRNEFGKGVFEAPGALEHVALRRGQKKGNIALHAHSFAGRPAKGGEPSTKQDELDKDQVFNIGLQIVKWAKFDSAEDMEFLKQYASVFKVKTDACKMLLDCLKCKMAVPHREMCFSSVRTVVPAVMRSPRIDNDLLDLLVRTRTVKTKNDFFNAIKPFDMEMMLVQKNLLHCITPLLLACNAYEIKHFALTDPRELFVALKSTVLLCRQSLVLIGQTFAMISAARQNNVLNLLSISDPNLKPINFPNFKSCFLFGGKFVSQLTTWLQNKDNKLILKSQAKVPDDKKVAKKPSKPEVESQEKKAADVSAIATIDQLFENAKKGNQAAGAKSQFGFLFDEGSNEYKYYRQKFVEFQESKNLIQTQSTQTKSCKRSPEELATDSVRAMLYARKVQNLKKKLFRTLAFSRKRKQAKLKRRVTKELPSVKEEKKVEEQELKSIPAEETTPETSACEVDVKSEKIPDTSSVSSSPPAQKVEEKVEEKEPVATEPLDVDEKTKDTAIKLAEFVAQMGPEIEQFSMENSVNNPEFWFLCDKESPAYKFYRSKVEEFKQTEEAMSDNEEIGLEDCDLENIRTGDEPQNDSDVEIDAECEAAEALSTESAPVAAFSQMPTPARPPIARKRVANLKVGLLPPKRVCLVEEPKIHDPVRIEYERPRGRSRHRMKKPVDLQYANKKITQQNVGFKMLSKMGWQEGQGLGSRGSGIKNPINVGTISAGEGLGAEEKKSGNSANFDAFRQRMIEMYKQKITK; the protein is encoded by the exons ATGTCAGGACAAAGGATGACCCGTGAAGCCTTTGATGCCATAGTGCAAGAGAAAATGAAAAGGTACCGTGTAAGCATGGACCAAGCCATGTCGGATACTTTACGTGAATTGGATG gcCCATCCTCGTCGAGAAGACCAGTAAATGACATGGACGCTCTTTACAGAGATAAACAAAGGTATCCCATGCATGATGTCCCTTACGGTTCTTTAGATGGAGACTGGGATATGGAGATGAGGAGAGATGGTATTTCAAACCAGCCTTACCGTCGAGAATTAGACAGGGAACTCTCTGGTGGAAGAAACTTCAATCCTCTTTTAGACAGATGGGGTTCTAATGACCCAATTGTAAAGGAAAGATTATACCGAGAAGAACTACATGCTACAAATCGGCAGCTTGGTGAACTTGAAAACTTAAGAGACTTGAGCTTATCTCGTAAAAATTGGGATCTTGATCACCCTCTTCGTGAACCAGAACATCCAATGGACAGAGCAGAAATTGTCAGGGATTTGCGTTCTAGGAACGAGTTTGGCAAGGGTGTTTTCGAGGCACCAGGAGCTTTGGAGCATGTGGCCTTAAGGCGTGGGCAGAAGAAAGGAAATATAGCGCTACATGCCCACAGTTTTGCTGGCAGACCAGCTAAAGGCGGTGAACCCTCCACTAAACAAGATGAATTGGACAAAGACCAAGTCTTTAATATTGGCTTGCAGATTGTCAAATGGGCCAAATTTGACTCTGCAGAGGATATGGAATTTCTAAAACAGTATGCGTCTGTGTTCAAAGTAAAGACTGATGCATGTAAGATGTTACTGGATTGCCTCAAATGTAAAATGGCCGTCCCTCACAGAGAGATGTGCTTTTCTAGTGTAAGAACTGTAGTTCCTGCTGTCATGAGGAGCCCCAGAATTGACAATGACCTGTTGGATTTGTTGGTTAGAACCAGAACTGTGAAAACCAAGAATGATTTCTTTAACGCAATCAAACCATTTGACATGGAGATGATGTTGGTCCAGAAGAATTTGCTGCATTGTATAACGCCTTTGCTGCTTGCCTGTAATGCATATGAAATAAAGCACTTTGCTCTCACAGACCCAAGAGAGCTATTTGTTGCCCTCAAGAGCACTGTGTTGTTGTGCCGGCAGTCTCTAGTCCTGATAGGTCAGACATTTGCGATGATTAGCGCTGCCAGACAGAATAACGTTCTTAATTTGCTAAGCATCTCGGATCCAAATCTGAAGCCTAtaaactttccaaatttcaagaGCTGTTTTCTTTTTGGAGGAAAGTTTGTTTCACAATTGACAACCTGGCTTCAAAACAAAGACAATAAATTAATCTTAAAATCCCAAGCCAAGGTACCCGATGATAAAAAAGTTGCTAAGAAACCATCAAAGCCTGAAGTAGAAAGTCAAG AAAAGAAAGCCGCTGATGTCAGTGCTATTGCTACTAttgatcagctttttgaaaatgcaaaaaaaggcAACCAGGCTGCAGGAGCAAAGTCTCAATTTGG GTTCTTGTTTGATGAGGGTAGCAATGAATATAAATATTATCGTCAAAAGTTTGTAGAATTTCAGGAATCCAAAAATCTGATACAAACACAGAGCACACAGACAAAAAGTTGTAAGCGGTCTCCTGAAGAGTTGGCTACTGATTCAGTGAGGGCAATGCTGTATGCAAGAAAGGTACAAAACTTGAAGAAGAAACTCTTCAGGACCTTGGCCTTCTCAAGAAAAAGAAAGCAGGCCAAACTTAAGAGACGTGTGACAAAGGAATTGCCTTCTGTTAAGGAGGAAAAGAAGGTTGAAGAACAAGAACTAAAATCTATACCAGCAGAAGAAACTACACCAGAAACCTCTGCTTGTGAAGTAGATGTCAAGTCTGAGAAGATTCCAGATACAAGCTCTGTGTCCAGTAGTCCACCTGCTCAGAAAGTAGAGGAAAAAGTGGAGGAAAAAGAACCAGTAGCAACAGAACCACTGGATG ttgATGAGAAGACCAAGGATACGGCTATAAAGTTGGCGGAGTTTGTTGCTCAGATGGGACCAGAAATAGAGCAGTTCAGTATGGAGAACAGTGTAAACAACCCAGAGTTTTG GTTTTTATGTGACAAAGAAAGTCCTGCATACAAGTTCTACAGGAGTAAGGTGGAGGAGTTCAAGCAAACTGAAGAGGCAATGTCTGATAATGAAGAAATTGGCCTAGAGGACTGTGATTTGGAaaatataaggactggagatgaaccacaaaatgATTCTGATGTGGAAATTGATGCAGAGTGTGAAGCTGCTGAAGCGCTGAGCACAGAGAGTGCTCCAGTAGCTGCATTTAGTCAAATGCCTACTCCAGCTCGCCCTCCCATAGCACGAAAAAGAGTGGCAAATCTGAAGGTTGGCTTGCTTCCACCCAAAAGAGTGTGTCTTGTAGAAGAACCCAAAA TTCACGATCCAGTACGTATTGAATATGAACGTCCACGGGGGCGTTCACGCCACAGAATGAAG aaaCCAGTGGATTTACAGTATGCCAATAAGAAGATTACCCAGCAGAATGTGGGTTTTAAGATGCTGAGTAAGATGGGCTGGCAAGAAGGTCAAGGACTTGGCTCCCGTGGTTCGGGCATCAAAAATCCCATTAACGT GGGCACAATCTCTGCTGGAGAGGGCTTGGGGGCTGAAGAAAAGAAGTCTGGCAATTCTGCAAACTTTGATGCTTTTCGTCAAAGGATGATTGAGATGTACAAGCAGAAAATTACCAAATGA